One Candidatus Methylomirabilis sp. DNA segment encodes these proteins:
- a CDS encoding tetratricopeptide repeat protein codes for MESADLKQLVQRATSAFQTGDYEDAERLCLEVVQRTPLYANIYNMLGFIYSQRNSPEKAIELFRRALSINPNYTEAQLNLAITLADIGAYGPALREFGLAKAREEGGDSPPMSSVIRSKLANAHADLGKIYYDLGMIPEAAGEYQKALVLGPTYADMHNRLAICYREQGDHEQALQAFTRALEINPRYVEAYVNLGILLRRMGREGQAVTAWEKALALDPRNHLAQMNLRMAKQKDRRPQG; via the coding sequence ATGGAGAGTGCCGACCTGAAGCAGCTGGTCCAGCGGGCCACGAGCGCTTTCCAGACCGGGGACTACGAGGACGCCGAGCGGCTCTGCCTCGAGGTGGTCCAGCGGACCCCCCTGTACGCCAACATCTACAACATGCTGGGCTTCATCTACAGCCAGCGGAACTCCCCCGAGAAGGCCATCGAGCTGTTCCGGCGCGCCCTGAGCATCAACCCCAACTACACCGAGGCCCAGCTGAATCTCGCCATTACGCTCGCGGACATCGGGGCCTATGGACCCGCCCTGCGGGAGTTCGGGCTGGCCAAGGCACGGGAGGAGGGGGGCGATTCGCCGCCGATGAGCAGTGTCATTCGGAGCAAGCTGGCCAATGCCCATGCGGATCTGGGGAAGATCTATTACGACCTGGGGATGATCCCGGAGGCGGCCGGGGAGTACCAGAAGGCCCTCGTGCTGGGTCCCACGTACGCCGATATGCACAACCGGCTCGCCATCTGCTACCGGGAGCAGGGGGACCACGAGCAGGCGCTGCAAGCCTTCACGCGGGCTCTGGAGATCAACCCCCGCTACGTGGAAGCCTACGTGAACCTCGGGATTCTCCTCCGCCGCATGGGGCGGGAGGGGCAGGCGGTCACTGCCTGGGAGAAGGCGTTAGCCCTGGACCCGCGCAACCACCTGGCCCAGATGAACCTGCGGATGGCGAAGCAGAAGGACCGCCGTCCGCAGGGCTAG